One stretch of Oryzias latipes chromosome 7, ASM223467v1 DNA includes these proteins:
- the LOC101155350 gene encoding protein LSM14 homolog A isoform X4 — protein MASAKPYIGCKIGLISKAQNRYEGILYTIDKINSTVVLAKVKCFGTEGRPADRPLPPKNEVYEYITFRGSDIMDIGLCEPAAYHHSSLPSDPAIIHSSSAIPSNVSSMLGPLSPMKMPVSNPLVASSLLNHQYASAIGPLLQDMHIRRGPMVEKAVQTMQMESSRPVRGLAPSQEQQWDRRQLQRPRYETYQNRRDVDVRNGNYELDRNAKEGMHLTTEEDPCGPKRYYDKSKSFFDNIPSDNGFRLTWAEERKRNLETFGVPGVPFRGQSFRGGYGGRRGQGSSQASSSARGGHM, from the exons ATGGCTTCAGCAAAACCGTACATTGGGTGTAAAATAGGGCTAATCTCAAAAGCCCAAAATCGTTATGAGGGGATTTTGTATACAATTGATAAAATCAATTCTACTGTAGTTTTGGCAAAAG TGAAGTGTTTTGGAACAGAGGGAAGGCCCGCTGATCGACCGTTACCTCCAAAAAATGAAGTCTATGAGTACATCACTTTCAGGGGAAGTGATATCATGGATATTGGACTCTGTGAACCTGCAGCGTATCATCACTCAAGCCTCCCGTCAGATCCTGCAATAATACAC TCATCGAGTGCAATCCCTTCAAATGTCTCCTCAATGCTTGGACCTCTCAGCCCCATGAAGATGCCAGTATCCAATCCGCTTGTAGCTAGCTCTTTACTGAACCATCAGTATGCTTCAGCTATAG GGCCTTTGCTTCAAGACATGCATATCAGGCGAGGCCCCATGGTTGAAAAGGCCGTTCAAACCATGCAGATGGAAAGCTCTAGACCAGTGAGGGGTTTGGCTCCATCCCAGGAGCAGCAGTGGGACAGGAGGCAGCTTCAAAGGCCAAGATATGAGACTTACCAGAATCGAAGGGATGTCGATGTCAGAA atggaAATTATGAGTTAGACAGAAATGCTAAAGAAGGGATGCATTTAACCACAGAAGAAGATCCTTGCGGGCCGAAACGCTACTACGACAAATCAAAGTCATTCTTTGACAACATACCATCTGATAATGGGTTTAG ATTAACGTGGGCAGAGGAGCGCAAGCGTAATTTGGAGACATTTGGGGTCCCGGGAGTCCCATTTAGGGGCCAGAGCTTTAGAGGTGGATATGGTGGAAGAAGAGGGCAAGGTTCTTCACAGGCTTCAAGCAGCGCCCGAGGAGGGCATATGTAA
- the LOC101155350 gene encoding protein LSM14 homolog B isoform X1 encodes MASAKPYIGCKIGLISKAQNRYEGILYTIDKINSTVVLAKVKCFGTEGRPADRPLPPKNEVYEYITFRGSDIMDIGLCEPAAYHHSSLPSDPAIIHSSSAIPSNVSSMLGPLSPMKMPVSNPLVASSLLNHQYASAIGPLLQDMHIRRGPMVEKAVQTMQMESSRPVRGLAPSQEQQWDRRQLQRPRYETYQNRRDVDVRMRSGPAFTTSRQESLRQNIENRPPPSRRQGTRRRSHGRGQLMMNSIPSPVLKFDTDFDFESSNAQFIKEEMERKNMSIKDGNYELDRNAKEGMHLTTEEDPCGPKRYYDKSKSFFDNIPSDNGFRLTWAEERKRNLETFGVPGVPFRGQSFRGGYGGRRGQGSSQASSSARGGHM; translated from the exons ATGGCTTCAGCAAAACCGTACATTGGGTGTAAAATAGGGCTAATCTCAAAAGCCCAAAATCGTTATGAGGGGATTTTGTATACAATTGATAAAATCAATTCTACTGTAGTTTTGGCAAAAG TGAAGTGTTTTGGAACAGAGGGAAGGCCCGCTGATCGACCGTTACCTCCAAAAAATGAAGTCTATGAGTACATCACTTTCAGGGGAAGTGATATCATGGATATTGGACTCTGTGAACCTGCAGCGTATCATCACTCAAGCCTCCCGTCAGATCCTGCAATAATACAC TCATCGAGTGCAATCCCTTCAAATGTCTCCTCAATGCTTGGACCTCTCAGCCCCATGAAGATGCCAGTATCCAATCCGCTTGTAGCTAGCTCTTTACTGAACCATCAGTATGCTTCAGCTATAG GGCCTTTGCTTCAAGACATGCATATCAGGCGAGGCCCCATGGTTGAAAAGGCCGTTCAAACCATGCAGATGGAAAGCTCTAGACCAGTGAGGGGTTTGGCTCCATCCCAGGAGCAGCAGTGGGACAGGAGGCAGCTTCAAAGGCCAAGATATGAGACTTACCAGAATCGAAGGGATGTCGATGTCAGAA TGAGGTCAGGCCCAGCTTTTACAACTTCAAGGCAGGAATCGCTGCGTCAGAATATTGAAAACAGGCCACCACCCAGCAGAAGGCAAg gAACAAGGCGCAGGAGCCATGGTCGAGGCCAGCTAATGATGAATAGCATTCCGTCTCCTGTCCTTAAGTTTGACACAGACTTTGATTTTGAGTCCTCAAATGCACAGTTCATAAAAGAAGAGATGGAGAGGAAAAACATGAGCATTAAGG atggaAATTATGAGTTAGACAGAAATGCTAAAGAAGGGATGCATTTAACCACAGAAGAAGATCCTTGCGGGCCGAAACGCTACTACGACAAATCAAAGTCATTCTTTGACAACATACCATCTGATAATGGGTTTAG ATTAACGTGGGCAGAGGAGCGCAAGCGTAATTTGGAGACATTTGGGGTCCCGGGAGTCCCATTTAGGGGCCAGAGCTTTAGAGGTGGATATGGTGGAAGAAGAGGGCAAGGTTCTTCACAGGCTTCAAGCAGCGCCCGAGGAGGGCATATGTAA
- the LOC101155350 gene encoding protein LSM14 homolog B isoform X3: MKCFGTEGRPADRPLPPKNEVYEYITFRGSDIMDIGLCEPAAYHHSSLPSDPAIIHSSSAIPSNVSSMLGPLSPMKMPVSNPLVASSLLNHQYASAIGPLLQDMHIRRGPMVEKAVQTMQMESSRPVRGLAPSQEQQWDRRQLQRPRYETYQNRRDVDVRMRSGPAFTTSRQESLRQNIENRPPPSRRQGTRRRSHGRGQLMMNSIPSPVLKFDTDFDFESSNAQFIKEEMERKNMSIKDGNYELDRNAKEGMHLTTEEDPCGPKRYYDKSKSFFDNIPSDNGFRLTWAEERKRNLETFGVPGVPFRGQSFRGGYGGRRGQGSSQASSSARGGHM; the protein is encoded by the exons A TGAAGTGTTTTGGAACAGAGGGAAGGCCCGCTGATCGACCGTTACCTCCAAAAAATGAAGTCTATGAGTACATCACTTTCAGGGGAAGTGATATCATGGATATTGGACTCTGTGAACCTGCAGCGTATCATCACTCAAGCCTCCCGTCAGATCCTGCAATAATACAC TCATCGAGTGCAATCCCTTCAAATGTCTCCTCAATGCTTGGACCTCTCAGCCCCATGAAGATGCCAGTATCCAATCCGCTTGTAGCTAGCTCTTTACTGAACCATCAGTATGCTTCAGCTATAG GGCCTTTGCTTCAAGACATGCATATCAGGCGAGGCCCCATGGTTGAAAAGGCCGTTCAAACCATGCAGATGGAAAGCTCTAGACCAGTGAGGGGTTTGGCTCCATCCCAGGAGCAGCAGTGGGACAGGAGGCAGCTTCAAAGGCCAAGATATGAGACTTACCAGAATCGAAGGGATGTCGATGTCAGAA TGAGGTCAGGCCCAGCTTTTACAACTTCAAGGCAGGAATCGCTGCGTCAGAATATTGAAAACAGGCCACCACCCAGCAGAAGGCAAg gAACAAGGCGCAGGAGCCATGGTCGAGGCCAGCTAATGATGAATAGCATTCCGTCTCCTGTCCTTAAGTTTGACACAGACTTTGATTTTGAGTCCTCAAATGCACAGTTCATAAAAGAAGAGATGGAGAGGAAAAACATGAGCATTAAGG atggaAATTATGAGTTAGACAGAAATGCTAAAGAAGGGATGCATTTAACCACAGAAGAAGATCCTTGCGGGCCGAAACGCTACTACGACAAATCAAAGTCATTCTTTGACAACATACCATCTGATAATGGGTTTAG ATTAACGTGGGCAGAGGAGCGCAAGCGTAATTTGGAGACATTTGGGGTCCCGGGAGTCCCATTTAGGGGCCAGAGCTTTAGAGGTGGATATGGTGGAAGAAGAGGGCAAGGTTCTTCACAGGCTTCAAGCAGCGCCCGAGGAGGGCATATGTAA
- the LOC101155350 gene encoding protein LSM14 homolog B isoform X2, whose translation MKTSGAPNNCPSHFSFEKKKRMKCFGTEGRPADRPLPPKNEVYEYITFRGSDIMDIGLCEPAAYHHSSLPSDPAIIHSSSAIPSNVSSMLGPLSPMKMPVSNPLVASSLLNHQYASAIGPLLQDMHIRRGPMVEKAVQTMQMESSRPVRGLAPSQEQQWDRRQLQRPRYETYQNRRDVDVRMRSGPAFTTSRQESLRQNIENRPPPSRRQGTRRRSHGRGQLMMNSIPSPVLKFDTDFDFESSNAQFIKEEMERKNMSIKDGNYELDRNAKEGMHLTTEEDPCGPKRYYDKSKSFFDNIPSDNGFRLTWAEERKRNLETFGVPGVPFRGQSFRGGYGGRRGQGSSQASSSARGGHM comes from the exons ATGAAAACAAGTGGAGCGCCCAACAACTGTCCGAGTCACTTTAGCTtcgagaagaaaaaaagaa TGAAGTGTTTTGGAACAGAGGGAAGGCCCGCTGATCGACCGTTACCTCCAAAAAATGAAGTCTATGAGTACATCACTTTCAGGGGAAGTGATATCATGGATATTGGACTCTGTGAACCTGCAGCGTATCATCACTCAAGCCTCCCGTCAGATCCTGCAATAATACAC TCATCGAGTGCAATCCCTTCAAATGTCTCCTCAATGCTTGGACCTCTCAGCCCCATGAAGATGCCAGTATCCAATCCGCTTGTAGCTAGCTCTTTACTGAACCATCAGTATGCTTCAGCTATAG GGCCTTTGCTTCAAGACATGCATATCAGGCGAGGCCCCATGGTTGAAAAGGCCGTTCAAACCATGCAGATGGAAAGCTCTAGACCAGTGAGGGGTTTGGCTCCATCCCAGGAGCAGCAGTGGGACAGGAGGCAGCTTCAAAGGCCAAGATATGAGACTTACCAGAATCGAAGGGATGTCGATGTCAGAA TGAGGTCAGGCCCAGCTTTTACAACTTCAAGGCAGGAATCGCTGCGTCAGAATATTGAAAACAGGCCACCACCCAGCAGAAGGCAAg gAACAAGGCGCAGGAGCCATGGTCGAGGCCAGCTAATGATGAATAGCATTCCGTCTCCTGTCCTTAAGTTTGACACAGACTTTGATTTTGAGTCCTCAAATGCACAGTTCATAAAAGAAGAGATGGAGAGGAAAAACATGAGCATTAAGG atggaAATTATGAGTTAGACAGAAATGCTAAAGAAGGGATGCATTTAACCACAGAAGAAGATCCTTGCGGGCCGAAACGCTACTACGACAAATCAAAGTCATTCTTTGACAACATACCATCTGATAATGGGTTTAG ATTAACGTGGGCAGAGGAGCGCAAGCGTAATTTGGAGACATTTGGGGTCCCGGGAGTCCCATTTAGGGGCCAGAGCTTTAGAGGTGGATATGGTGGAAGAAGAGGGCAAGGTTCTTCACAGGCTTCAAGCAGCGCCCGAGGAGGGCATATGTAA